CCAAAGCGCCCGGCCCACTGGCGACGCCGGACGATCTGGGCGGTGTCTACACCCTGCCCCGGTCAGCGTCGCTCAATGCTGTGGCGCGGGCTCTCTATCCGTCCAGCGGCGCCGACCGGCGCGCCTTCATCTCGGCCCTGAAACACACCAACCGGGGCGATCGCGCGGTGCGCTCCTCACGGCGCATGCTGCCGGTCGGAACGACCCTGATTCTGCCGACGCCGGCCGAGGTGGCCCAGGCCCGCGAAGCGCTGCAGGCTCGCGATCAGGCACGTCGGCAGGCCGCCGCCGCACCGCCGCCGGCGGTTTCTCCGTCCGCGCCCGCCGCGACCGCACCTGTTGAAGCGGCATCGACACCGGCGCAACCAGCACCGGAAACGGACGCGGGCGACCGGCTGGTGTTGATGGGCGGCAACGCCGACGCCTCCGGCCTGCGCATGTCCGCACGTCTGGGCGACCCATCGATCGTCGAGCGTACCAGCGACACCGAGCGGGAGGCGCTGCGTCGTGAACAGAAGCTGATCCTCGCCATCGACTCGCAGATCGTCGCGAATCTGGAGTTGAAGGACCGCATCGCGCGACTCGAGGCTCTGCAGGACGCCTTGCGCGCCGAGCTCGACGCCCGCGCCCCCGGGCGCGAGACGCCGCCGGACGCATCCCCCCATCCCCCGGCAAGGGCGCCGCTGACGCCGCCGGCACGCCACCCGCTTCTCCGGGCCCGACCGTCACGACGACGGCGCCGAATCCCCCGCCCGCAACTCAGACGCCGGCCGATACGGAAAACACGGACCGGCTCGATTGGCGGCTCTACGCCGGTCTCGCCATCCTCGCCTTGCTGGGCGCCTGGTTGTGGTCGCGCCGACGTCAGGCCACCCTCGACGCCGCGGACACGCCGGATGAAACCACGGCGACGGAACACATCGTTCCGACGCACTATGCCGTGCCCGAGCCCCCGACTCGCGACACCGCGGAGCCCGCCAGAAGCGGCGACGACTCCTTCGACTTTTCCGTCGTCGAGTGGGACGGCCCGCCGCCGGCCGAACTCGATCACAGCATCGCGCCGATCGTGGTGGACGAACAGGAGATGGCCGAAGAGCACGAATCGGCCGTCGAACTGGCCGACATCATGATGTCCTTCGGGCGGGTCCAGGGTGCCGCCGAGACCCTCGCGGAATTCATTCGCGGCAATCCCAAGAAGGCGGTCCAGCCCTGGATCAAGCTGCTCGAGGTGTACAAGGCCGCCAACATGCGGGGCGAGTTCGACGCCCTCACCGACAAGCTGAACAAGACCTTCAACGTCAAGACCGTGTCATGGGACGACTTCGACGAAGTCAAACTGGCGCCGGATTCGGTCGAGCAGATGCCCCATATCATCAGCCTGCTGCAGAAGGAGTGGATGACCCGGGAGTGCCAGATCTACCTTCAGAAGCTGCTGCGCGACAACCGCGGCGGCACCCGGCAGGGCTTCCCGCTCGGGGTCGTGGACGATCTGCTCATGTTGCAGGCGGTTCTCGAAGACCAGCTCGGCCCCTACCGCATGACCGACGAAGAACTCGCCGCGGCGCTGGCCGGGACCGGCGAGGGCGGGCCGCAGACGCGGTCGGAAGACGCCCCCGGCGAATCGGACGCCGGATTCGTGGCTCCACCGCAGGAACTGGCGCCGGATCTCGACTTCGAAGCCCCGGACCCCTCCTCGGGCGAACCGTCCGGTCTCGAAGAGACCGAGCTGTTCGACCTCGACCACACCCCGGAGCGCACGGAACTGCCGGCCCTCGACTTCCAGCTCGACTCGGGCGATCTCGACAACCGGGAAGACGCCTCCTCCGAGGAGAGGACCGAAGAGACTCCCGATGACGAATCCGACGACAGCGACGCGCCGCCCGACCAGACCTGGCTCATCCCCCCGCCGGGCAAACCCGACTGACGGCGGCCAGCTTCGCCGACCTCACACGGGATTGTCGATGTCGACGAAGTGATGCTCGAGGTCGAAGCGGGCCGCCAGATGCTCGCCCAGGGCCTGGATACCGTAACGCTCGGTCGCGTGATGTCCGGCACTGATGTAGGCGACCCCGGATTCGCGTGCCAGATGCACGGTCGGCTCCGACACTTCCCCGGAGACGAACACGTCACAACCTGCCGCAATGGCCGCGTCCAGATACCCCTGCGCCGCCCCGGTGCACCACCCGATGCGCGCCACCGGCCGGCCGGCGTCGCCGACGACGAGCGG
The nucleotide sequence above comes from Nitrogeniibacter mangrovi. Encoded proteins:
- a CDS encoding type IV pilus assembly protein FimV, encoding MTRFPRSILSGLITLALLPSIAQAIGFGELVSQSAIGEPFKAQFSLLSVHPGDTESCIRIARSGQRDGIPDLLGAQVHIRTIGGKPVAEVVRAKPVSDPILRVTLEETCNARLKRTYTLLLPMAAVTPPRSAQTAPAPAPASPRGVAKAPGPLATPDDLGGVYTLPRSASLNAVARALYPSSGADRRAFISALKHTNRGDRAVRSSRRMLPVGTTLILPTPAEVAQAREALQARDQARRQAAAAPPPAVSPSAPAATAPVEAASTPAQPAPETDAGDRLVLMGGNADASGLRMSARLGDPSIVERTSDTEREALRREQKLILAIDSQIVANLELKDRIARLEALQDALRAELDARAPGRETPPDASPHPPARAPLTPPARHPLLRARPSRRRRRIPRPQLRRRPIRKTRTGSIGGSTPVSPSSPCWAPGCGRADVRPPSTPRTRRMKPRRRNTSFRRTMPCPSPRLATPRSPPEAATTPSTFPSSSGTARRRPNSITASRRSWWTNRRWPKSTNRPSNWPTS
- a CDS encoding ICP22 family protein translates to MAEEHESAVELADIMMSFGRVQGAAETLAEFIRGNPKKAVQPWIKLLEVYKAANMRGEFDALTDKLNKTFNVKTVSWDDFDEVKLAPDSVEQMPHIISLLQKEWMTRECQIYLQKLLRDNRGGTRQGFPLGVVDDLLMLQAVLEDQLGPYRMTDEELAAALAGTGEGGPQTRSEDAPGESDAGFVAPPQELAPDLDFEAPDPSSGEPSGLEETELFDLDHTPERTELPALDFQLDSGDLDNREDASSEERTEETPDDESDDSDAPPDQTWLIPPPGKPD